In Candidatus Rokuibacteriota bacterium, one DNA window encodes the following:
- a CDS encoding caspase family protein: protein MRCSQAFSSPTARRRPGLAALATLLFAGCAATGDAGREAATQLQQNPGKAEDFLVVDCLLPGQIRRLGAQMTFLTARRAIKTSARDCEIRGGEYVAFDRSNYATALKIWLPLAKEGDASAQTYVGEIFEKGLGVPPDHAAAAEWYRRAAESGYSRAAINLGHLYERGLGVPKDPPQALAWYRRAAGLGDLSFTIAPADTSAEVRQLRSEVGELRRQLETKQGELDRAQRELDSLRQRLDQRRGEVEAERGTLARLRQDLDASRKSEQAASVRLRELQAGIAERETRLAAKDRELGDLRASLTRSEAAAAAKRAELDRLQRERPAEAARAQREVEDLRKRLGERGDEAAAERDALTRLRQELEAARGKEQTQAARLRDIEQAITEREARLAARDSDLATLRASLTRSEAEATARRAEAERLEHQRAAELDRSQREAEALRKSLAERGSEAAAERGALGRLRQDLETSRKSEQAATARILELDASVSQGETRLAAKDRELADLRTSLARSEADSTALRAELTRIRERTAEAGPDIQLIEPELVVTRGTRAARAPAADRLVVVGRVNASDGLLSLTVNGREEKLGSDNLFKSQVGLTRSADERVRIVAVDRRGRKSTLEFLILSSPEPQMAAAGAAAPARVGTPLKKKDIALGTYHALVIGNNDYKILRRLRTAVNDAREVARILERDYGFKVTLLLNATRYDTLSALNTMRERLTEKDNLLIYYAGHGELDKVNQRGHWLPVDAEPNSSANWISNIAITDVLNAMTVRQLLVVADSCFSGTLTRSSLGQIEGGLSEGDRAKLMQLIAQKRSRMAMSSGGVEPVLDSVGGPHSVFAQSFIELLGNNSGVLLGQE from the coding sequence ATGCGCTGTTCGCAGGCCTTCTCTTCCCCGACTGCTCGCCGGCGCCCCGGCCTCGCCGCCCTCGCCACGCTCCTGTTCGCCGGCTGCGCCGCCACCGGCGATGCAGGCCGGGAGGCGGCCACCCAGCTCCAGCAGAACCCAGGCAAGGCCGAGGACTTCCTCGTCGTGGACTGCCTGTTGCCGGGCCAGATCCGCCGGCTCGGGGCACAGATGACCTTTCTCACGGCGCGCCGCGCCATCAAGACCTCCGCCCGCGACTGCGAGATCCGGGGCGGAGAGTACGTCGCCTTCGATCGCTCCAACTACGCCACGGCGCTCAAGATCTGGCTCCCGTTGGCGAAGGAGGGCGACGCCTCCGCCCAGACCTACGTGGGCGAGATCTTCGAGAAAGGGCTGGGCGTTCCCCCTGACCACGCGGCGGCCGCCGAGTGGTACCGGCGGGCGGCCGAGAGCGGCTACTCGCGGGCGGCCATCAACCTGGGGCACCTCTACGAGCGGGGGCTCGGCGTGCCGAAGGACCCGCCCCAGGCGCTCGCGTGGTACCGCCGCGCCGCGGGCCTCGGCGACCTCTCCTTCACCATCGCGCCCGCCGACACTTCGGCCGAGGTCCGGCAGCTCAGGAGCGAGGTGGGCGAATTGCGGCGCCAGCTCGAGACGAAGCAGGGCGAGCTGGACCGCGCCCAGCGGGAGCTGGACAGCCTGCGCCAGAGACTCGATCAGCGCCGGGGTGAGGTGGAGGCCGAGCGCGGGACCCTCGCGCGGCTCCGTCAGGACCTCGACGCCTCACGCAAGAGCGAGCAGGCAGCATCGGTCCGCCTCCGGGAGCTTCAGGCGGGGATCGCCGAGCGCGAGACCCGGCTGGCCGCCAAGGACCGCGAGCTCGGCGATCTCCGCGCCTCGCTGACGCGCTCCGAGGCCGCCGCCGCGGCGAAGCGTGCGGAGCTGGACCGGCTCCAGCGCGAGCGCCCTGCCGAGGCGGCTCGGGCCCAGCGCGAGGTCGAAGACCTGCGCAAGCGTCTCGGCGAGCGGGGGGACGAAGCCGCAGCCGAGCGGGACGCCCTCACCCGCCTGCGCCAGGAGCTCGAGGCCGCGCGGGGGAAGGAGCAGACCCAGGCGGCGCGCCTGCGCGACATCGAGCAGGCCATCACCGAGCGCGAGGCCCGGCTTGCCGCCAGGGACAGTGACCTGGCCACGCTGCGCGCCTCCCTGACCCGTTCCGAGGCGGAGGCCACCGCCAGGCGCGCCGAGGCCGAGCGCCTCGAGCACCAGCGGGCCGCCGAGCTCGACCGCTCCCAGCGCGAGGCCGAGGCGCTCCGCAAGAGCCTGGCCGAGCGTGGGAGCGAGGCCGCGGCCGAGCGTGGGGCGCTCGGCCGTCTGCGCCAGGACCTCGAGACCTCCCGCAAGAGCGAGCAGGCGGCCACCGCCAGGATCCTCGAGCTCGACGCCTCCGTCTCCCAGGGGGAGACCCGGCTCGCCGCGAAGGACCGCGAGCTCGCCGACCTCCGCACCTCCCTCGCCCGCTCCGAGGCGGACTCCACCGCCCTGAGGGCAGAGCTCACGCGCATCCGCGAGCGTACCGCGGAAGCCGGCCCCGACATCCAGCTCATCGAGCCCGAGCTGGTCGTCACCCGCGGCACGCGGGCCGCGCGGGCTCCGGCGGCCGATCGGCTGGTCGTGGTGGGGCGCGTCAACGCCAGCGACGGGCTCCTGTCGCTCACGGTCAACGGGCGCGAGGAGAAGCTGGGCAGCGACAACCTCTTCAAGAGCCAGGTCGGGCTCACGCGATCGGCCGACGAGCGGGTGCGGATCGTGGCCGTGGACCGGCGCGGGCGGAAGTCCACCCTCGAGTTCCTGATCCTGTCGTCGCCGGAGCCGCAGATGGCCGCGGCCGGCGCCGCGGCGCCGGCCAGGGTCGGCACGCCGCTCAAGAAGAAGGACATCGCGCTGGGGACCTATCACGCCCTCGTCATCGGCAACAACGACTACAAGATACTGCGGCGGCTCCGCACCGCCGTGAACGACGCCCGGGAGGTCGCGCGCATCCTCGAGCGCGACTACGGCTTCAAGGTGACGCTCCTGCTGAACGCCACCCGCTACGACACGCTGTCGGCGCTCAACACCATGCGCGAGCGGCTCACCGAGAAGGACAACCTCCTCATCTACTACGCCGGGCACGGCGAGCTCGACAAGGTGAACCAGCGCGGCCACTGGCTGCCCGTGGACGCCGAGCCCAACAGCTCCGCCAACTGGATCTCCAACATCGCCATCACGGACGTGCTCAATGCCATGACGGTGCGCCAGCTCCTGGTGGTGGCCGACTCCTGCTTCTCGGGGACGCTGACCCGCTCCTCCCTGGGCCAGATCGAGGGCGGGCTCAGCGAGGGCGACCGGGCCAAGCTCATGCAGCTCATCGCGCAGAAGCGCTCGCGCATGGCGATGAGCTCCGGGGGCGTGGAGCCGGTGCTGGACTCGGTGGGCGGCCCCCACTCGGTCTTCGCCCAGTCCTTCATCGAGCTCCTCGGCAACAACTCAGGCGTGCTCCTGGGCCAGGAG